The Capsicum annuum cultivar UCD-10X-F1 chromosome 1, UCD10Xv1.1, whole genome shotgun sequence sequence gCTTTTCTGAATGGAAATttggaggaagaagtttatatgaatcaacctgagggttttctattaaaggaaaggaacacatggtgtgtaaacttaagaagtcaatatACGGACTTAAACAAGCTTCCCGacaatggtatcttaagtttaatgaaacGATTGTCACTTTTGGATTTAAAGAAAACACTGTTGATCGGTGTATATATTTGAAGGTCAgtgggagtaagtttattatgttagtcttgtatgttgatgacatcttggttgctactaatgatcttggtttattgcatgataccaagaaatatctctctaataactttgaaatgaaagatatgggtgaggcatcctatgtgattggaatagaaatattTCGAGATAGATCACAAGGACTGTTGGGATTGTCTCAGAAAACCTAGattaataaagtattagagagatttagaatgGAAAAATGCTCATCAAGTCCCGTTCCAATTCAGAAAGGAGATAAGTTTAGTCTCAATTAATGTCCAAAGAATGATTTGAAACGAAAGCAAATGAAAGCtattccttatgcatcaatagttgggagtcttatgtatgtCCAAATATGTACAAGACCAGGCATCAATTTTGCTGTTGGAATGCTGGGTCGATATCAAAGTAATCCTGGAATGGATCACTGGAAGGCTGCAAAGAAAGTATTACGATACTTACAAGGAACGAAAGATCATatgctcacttatagaagatCTGATCATCTAGATGTGGTTGGATATTCAGATTCAAATTATGTTGGTTGTGTGGATACAAGAAAATCCACATTTGGATATTTATTTCTGTTAGGTGGAGGAGCAATATCAAGAAAGACTGCGAAGCAATTGTTATAGCTGCATCCACTATGGAAGCCGAGTTTGTGGCATGCTTTGAGGCCACAGTCCAGGCTAATTGGCTGCGAAATTTTATTTCAGGACTTGGACTAGTCGACAATATAGCCAGACCgctgaaaatttattgtgataataccgccgcagttttcttctctaaaaacgATAAGTATTCAAAAGGTGCTAAAcatatggaattgaaatactttttggttaaagaagaagtccagaaacataaagtgtcaattgaacatattagcacTAAGCTTATGATTGATGATCCGTTGACGAAAGGATTACCGCCCAAAACATTTATTGAACATGTTGAAAGGATGGGTCTTATTGATAGCAATGAATGATTTTATGTAAagacttttattatatttatgaaattgacactttgagctcaaattatatatgtttctgttgttacctgttttctcttgtatacataatattgtgaataatgatgactggttctgacttagataaaggattctaagtattatcgttggacccattatgtatttgaaaggttatgttaggtaatagactaatattgtagTACATGGAAGGAACTATGTCAAGTAAAGGGACGTACAACCACCatgactcattttagttgatttatttaacgatgacaaatgatgttggatttaacgttaatagtgcacatgattgacgtacctattaaaccattaaattaacattgtgtgtgccaagtgggagaatgtaaatttctatgacccacataattaatttatttattggtttaataataattgaataagttaaatccttaatctatatggaaagttacctagtaggataattactaaCTTATAGTAGGATTGTATCTACAATTATtgactcctagtaggataatgattgtatccaccaatcacgttgatggaacgtgaaaacataactgactattcccattataaaaaaggggtcctctctctgccaaaaaagaataagctccatcacaattattctgaaagtaaggtaaagagagagaaacaattcaGTGCTTCTGCTATTATGCTTTTGCTTCCGCTAAAACCATggagaattcaggtaagtaattctttattgaattactcttattatgtatgtgtatgtgaaaatcattaagttcaacgttctgaataatacaaaggattatggataggattgtttatgtataagattgtttaaatttatataatccGTTTTATGCTTACCGatttggcatctatgtttaagtTCATTAGCGAGTTGGTCTAGCCAAGCTTCGGTCCCATCTTCTGCTCATACCACCGCTACTATAGATGGAAAGTCCTTCGACTCTATTTCGAGGTCCTCTTCTTGTCTTTGCTCccttaatttttcattgaaatgtGTATAGAGTTTAATTAGTAGTCTTTTACTTAATAAGTTTATTTAGTTTCATCTCGTGTGGAGTTTAGTTCAAAATGGTAATTTAAGATGGAATCACgtattttgtataattttattCCAATTGTTGGATATCATATGTTTGTTTTTCTGTACGTTGAGTGTATATGCATGCATATAAGTTCTGTGGTTTTGCTTGCTTATGTTTTGGTTTGTTTGCTTATCTAATATGaggaaagttttaaatttttatatttttaatccttACTGTCTAGATCTTCTCCGATCTTGAATGAACTATGAgcatgttttatatttattttttatttggttttaaacACTCAATGGCAATAAGTTTAATTGATTTAAGGTCATTCTTGTAACATCCGGTAAATTCCGTTTTAATCAACATATTTAGTAATTAAATTTTATCTATGCAAAGTTATGTTTGTTCGCAATAATTGGCAAAAAATCATCTTTCGTTTAAGTTGTTGAACTCTAAGAATCGGCATACTTTCATTCGTTTAAATATTTTTGCAATATGCACGACAACGGAACAATGTCCTTTGGGGTTCAACCACGAATGGAGCTAGAAGTTAAAAGTGCTAAGCAGATCTCAGATGGAGTCGTCATCCCAGTTTTGGAATATGATGAAAAAGACAGGCTATAGTTGACTTCTTGTATGAAGCATATACATATagctttattaaaatataaagcaCCTCGTTACTCCCTTCCTTTCTTATTTCATATGTCACTATTTTAAATGACTCAAAGACTGGACAACTTTTATTACAATACTATATCAATATGCTttgatacaatttatatattatattcgCCTATTATTTCCTTACATGACTTTTAAATACGAAAACATTTTATTTAGTACTCTTAAATAAATTTCTGTAAGAATTTCTTTCGTCTGGTCTCAAGGCATTTAAGAGGGTCGATATAGAAATTGAAATAGAGGGAGCGACATTATATCGGGTCCGTTTCGGCCTTGTCATACCTGATCCTACTCTCTttcattctctctctctctcaattttAACTTTATGTATTGttgatttgtttaatttttaccttaaatttaCCACCAAATTAAGGTGGCACATCTTACTAACATGTCTCTCGTTATTTGTAGTTTATTGTTATTTTGATCTAAGCTTGAATATTTTCCAATTTGGATGTACTACAAAGCAAAGGAGTTTGCGAGTGACTGTAATCCGAGGAAAATGAAAAACACACAAATTACGGTACTTTTTACTTACCACTTGCATGTTGTGAAAGGTTAGTCTCACATCTCTTGTACTTTTCAGTCTTTGTATGACATGTACACTAATTGAAAGCGTTTTTTATTATACCAATTAGTTAATATTAAGTCAATAAAATTAGTGACCTTTATTtcatcacatagaatccccacgtaaagtACGAATTCGGCCGGGagccacctttgtggacctcgaaaggtgcctaacaccttcctttcgaggtaatttgaacccttatccgaactctggtgaactaagactaaataacaaaaaataggttcgtagtatcctagaccggtgccctaacgcaccttaatttgttaggtggcgactcttcacatCATCACCctcaaaacaatctcaaatgagTTTGTCAAGTCGAATCCCGCTTCCCGCAAGGAAAACAGGGCGCGACAGGCACCTaaataagtaatgaaaataaagaggGCTTCATTAAGTTATGTCTTACTGGAACCGATATCAAACAATcgtcgatgatatctttgatataatatggTGTCCAACATTATAAATAGTATTGAGGATCTTGGATACAAATCTGTCAAAGAGTATGGGCAGATAAGTTATTGGccaaataaaattatgtaatttaagtagtttatttcacttgaaaagtgaatattTGGACCCATAATCCAAAGACCAGAAGTATAATGTCAGTGGGTTATAAATGATTTACTATGTGAAAGTAAAATTCGTAAGATATAAAGTATGACTTGTGCCTTAAGGTATAAAGATTTCACAAATTTCCTGGCATTATTGTAGGAGAATTATTCTCCTATGGTGGATGAAATAAAGTTTGTTTAGTCTGACAATATTGAAAAGCTTGAATACATATATTAAATTATTGTCATGTCTAGCTAGATGACAAAAGTTATATGAAAAtccttgaaggatttaaaatgttatAAAGTGATTCTATTGGATACCCCATGATTATAAAGATCGCTTAACTTGAAAACAGATCAATTTTGATCTCATGAAAATGATTGGTAAGTACTATGTTTTGGTGCAGTTGGTGCACTTATGAATTGCGGAGCATCATTTATAAGAATAAAGTGTGTTTTAAATGATACGAGTATAATACGCGCGctgcactcttttttccttagcTGAGGTTTTATCCCATAGGATTTTCCTGGCAAGATTTTTAATAAGGCAGCTAACAATGCCTACTATTGGATATATACTCGGAGTGTTTGacaaatgaaatatttgtacGTTGATGAACATACGTTGAAAAGACATAAATagatgcatcttgataagcataacgtttatttgatttgcaatccagacacttgaagatatcacagatgaaatgctgaatattgtcacttgacaaaatttacatgaaaacttgttaaggattcaaaatatttgaagcatataaaagtttctgagaaACTTATCTATAACCCTTATATTGCATAAatctataacttgaaaattattgaaactattgaagagttttcaaaagcaataaattatttgctgacatgagaaaTATGTCGAaatgaattggttatgaagtatcatatcttagtgcaattgatgtactaatgtattctgcaaatattacaaaatctgataTAGCTCAAGGTATAATTCTTCTCCTACTAGAAGACATCGAAATcaaatcaaacacatgatcttgttttattctaaagattgcaatcctgatcttgttgattatattgatgctgggtatttatttaacccgcataaatTTCTGTCTCAATCATGCAATATGTTGACATGTGgtgatactgtcatatcttggagatatacaaaacagtctatctAGCACTTCattaaatcatgctgagataatagttattcatgaagcaagccgagaatgtatATAGTTGAGATCCACGGTACATcttattcgagaaaaatgtggtctGGAATGCAACAAAGTACCcattattttatatgaagataatgcagcattcATAGCACAATTAAAGGGTGGATTCATAaagggagatagaacgaaacacattttgcCAAAACATTTCTACACACATgaactccaaaagaatggtgatatcgaCGTACGACGGATCCGTTCAAGTGACAATTTAGCAGACTTATTCACCAAAGTATTGCCGACCTCAACATTTGAGAAGATGATATACGAGCTTGGGATGCGATATCTTCGAGATGTTGAGTGATGTATTAATCAGGGGGAGTAAATACACACTGCACTTTTTTTTCCTTAGTCAAGGTTTTGTTTTCCTTGATAGGGCTTTTAATGAGGCAGCtgaaaaataaaatgtatatTATAAGATATGAATTATTAGAGTTTCTTTTTATTTCGTGTTAGACATCCAAGGGGAGTATTATGAAATACATAATAGTATGGATGTTTTCCGCCCTTTTTCAATATTGTACAAAATTCAATATTGTACAATTGTTTGTAgtgtataaaattgatcaattctAATTGGTTGTAATGTAAGAAGATTTGCCTATAAAAGACAtgtatttatttcattttgatgaatatacaacaatacataataaagaagatttgcaatttatttctttgtttcttccgttattttataacataaatattttagagaGAGAACCAACtttaataacaaattaaaatgaattaAGTAAAATGAAATGGGATGATTAAGCATCAGATTTATAAGTCATGTAACATGTGCTGTAGCCTGTAGAATTGACTTCAGAATTGTTTgcagaaaaattaattaattagagcAAAAGCAAACATCAATGTCAGTGAACCCATTCCGGCCAGGCTGTAGTAGATATACCATAAGATTGcaccaatcatatatatatatatagctccTTAAGATATATGTATGCACCAAATAAGGGTAGGTGCACATAATTTGAGTGATTAAAAATGGCAATATTTGTGGAGAGAATTTTGTTTCTCCATTGCCTCTTACTGCTATTTGTAACTTTTTTGAAGATATCAGCAGCAGATCCATTCAATAGAAGAAGTTTCCCACCTCATTTCATCTTTGGAACTGGCTCTTCTGCTTATCAGGTCTTTCCATCCATCCAATCTTAGCTTCTTTCTGTGTTTTCTCAGCTAAAATATAGTTAAAGCAATTTATAACGGTCATTCGTTCTAACGATTTCAtgttaaatttgaatttctttataACATCGTTTTATTTTATAATGTCAATGATTTCATTATAGTATTACACTATTTGTAATTATTTCTCTATAATAGTCGTACTCAAATATTATGCAATAACATTTTGTAAGAAATACTTATACTATTatgtataaattaaataaaatattactaaaatagttataatagTCATCTTTAATGTCATGCACATCGATAAAtttcaagtacaaatatgaaaagggtaatataatattcaaatcatgatatcCATAAGTTCTGGTCATAACCTCATGAGGAAGAGCTATTGATGTTTGCCTTTACAATTTATAATTAATGAAATTTGAAAGATCAATTGAGAttttaaattgaacaagtatttttattttcatttataacaaaaaaattacaaaatgaaTTAAGTTtatatacttttatttataataGCTAAATGAGATGTAAATGTCAAACTTTAGTATTCCTTAACGCTACCTCACTAAAATAACTTTTTCTGTATTTTCTCAGCTAAAATATTGTTAAAGCTCCCGTCATTCGTTGTAACGATATTTCACTATAGCTTGATTTTCTTTAAAACagttttttcatattatattttacttctttATAACAATATTCTATCTATAGCATTAGCGACATTCTGGACTAAAATGGTCCAAAGATATTGTTACTAAAATGTGAGATTATTTGTTTTGGACAAAAGGGTGTTTGGTACGAAGAAAATGTTTTACATGGAAAATACCTTTTAGGAAAACAATTGAGTTTCTTATTTATTATCTAGTGTTTAATATGTAAGcaaataattattatttcaagGATATTTATATGTTGTCTAGCAAAATAAAATGAAGGTGGGATGGGATGGGGAGTGGGGGTTGGGGGTGACGGGATGGGATGGCCAAGGGGTGGGGGTTAGGGGGTTTGGATGGTGGGGAGGAGACAATAAATTTAGAATGTTATTTATGCAACTTAATTTTCCACTTCCATGTGAAAATtaactttcttcatttttaaggaacttatttttctaatatttctcTATCTCgtaaaaaatatagattttatttgCACATCCAATATTACCTAATTCAAATTcactttataaaaatatattggaTATGCTATTATTATTGTATCAAATACTAATTAACTTATACTGATTATGTATATGCTTAATTGGTTTTAGTTTGAAGGAGCACCTAACGAAGATGGTAAAGGCCTCAATATTTGGGATACTTTTACTCAAAAACATCCAGGTCCCGTACGCCTCTCTATCAATATACTAACGTCCATTTAATACGaagtaatataatataatattctCCACTTTAGATCTTAAAGTAAACCAGAAAAGGGCAATTAATTGATTGAGATTCTCAATGATATTGATTTACTCTCTTTCTTcaataatatttatacatatttgtatGTTGTTGACTtaatacaattttaaaaaaatatatatagggataattttatcatattttttcaaaaatataatagatttaataatttaaaaatattttaaataatgaataatatttaatatcaagTATTATTACAATTATTGTTGAAACATCTATTACtacaatcttagagaaaaatgaGTCCATAGAATTTccaagtctttaattaaaaaaaggggaCAAGTGGGTCTTACAATGTCCCcaagttcaaaaaaataaagtCGCTTGAACAACTAGGACAGTTGTTTGACAATTGCATTAGTTGTTTCAATAACTTCGcacagttgttgaacaacttcgcaaagttgtcgaacaactattAAAGTTGTTCTACAATTTTGCGAAGTTGTTGGaacgaaaatattttaaaaaaaaaaactagaaaaaaaattgtccctttcacctaatttttaaaacttgaaagaCCCTCACTTAATTGGAAAACTTGTTTATCCTTTTTAATCCAAAGTCCCATAATCTTATGAGTAAACTAGTTACTAATAGCACGTACAAGGCACGGgcccaacaaatatttttttttaaatttattttaattattttgatttatagtattctttttacacatttttttgaaaatatataacaaattatttctgttagatattttaagttgttaactattgtaatttataatacgttttatgtaattttcaaatgtttagatgaccataataattaattatgggtaatatagtaaaattatgattgaagcagtgaAACAGACATGTtttaatgactcacaacaactaattagaaatgatatagcaaaattattataaaaaaacttgtgaaaaaatttaaatgatcaaatgaccttctggacccctgtactatgtcagttttgtaagttggacacttctacttacatgtttgtcatctggacccctgaatccactaaaaagcaacattttaaacattTTTCGGTGAGTGTAACACATTCTCGCCATGTTAGCTGCCATGTCAgcttccaagtcatttttaaatataaaaaatattaaatattaaaataattaaatattttaaaaaaaaaaaaaaaaaaaacccccccccccccccccccttcctcTTTTCCCTCTCTcttcctcttttctttctctttcatcCATTCctgttctccctctctctctcttctgCTTCTTCTTATACTCTATCTTCTCCTTCCTCTTcttctactctctctctctcttctccttcttcttttctttataaaccCCAATTGATATATTTAACTTCCAATAAGAAAAACAGTTAAAATTattagattttataaaaaaaaaatcatatgaatttaagaTTCATTGATTGTGTTTAGTTATTTGGtgtgaaattttaaatttttttgttagcAGGTGATTCCATGGTAAAATTAAAAtgcaatgaaaatttaaatttcatggtgtttgatttgaattgattccgTAATGTTTTGACCAAATCTTACCCAAAAACTGAAATTTAACACAAAAATTGACCAAAGCTGCTAATGAACTTTAAGGAGAAAATTTTTTTGTAATGAAATTTTATAATGAGATTTTATAATACTGAGGTTCTTGATGGGATTTTGTAATGTTGTGGGCTGGGATGGGGGAGTGACGGAATGCTGgtgtg is a genomic window containing:
- the LOC124898134 gene encoding secreted RxLR effector protein 161-like; protein product: MKAIPYASIVGSLMYVQICTRPGINFAVGMLGRYQSNPGMDHWKAAKKVLRYLQGTKDHMLTYRRSDHLDVVGYSDSNYVGCVDTRKSTFGYLFLLGGGAISRKTAKQLL